One segment of Methanolinea mesophila DNA contains the following:
- the tmk gene encoding dTMP kinase: MLITLEGIDGSGKSSLIEGLKEDLRDLSPVFTREPGSTWIGEQVRKAVALRIDPVAEALLFAADHAAHLDQVIRPALEYGALVISDRYTDSRFAYQSATLEGVIPDPLQWLRDVHRGWSIRPDHTFLLVLPVEIALSRIGDGRTREHFEDQDFLEKVQENYLSLAREEPARFVVIDAELEKEEIRGLISRAVRNFSGPSR, encoded by the coding sequence ATGCTGATCACCCTCGAGGGGATCGACGGGAGCGGGAAAAGCTCGTTGATCGAAGGGTTGAAAGAAGACCTCCGGGATCTCTCCCCGGTATTCACACGGGAACCCGGTTCCACCTGGATCGGGGAACAGGTGCGGAAAGCAGTCGCGCTCCGCATCGACCCGGTGGCCGAAGCCCTTTTGTTTGCCGCAGACCACGCCGCCCACCTTGACCAGGTGATTCGTCCTGCGCTCGAGTACGGAGCGCTGGTGATATCAGACCGGTATACCGACAGCAGGTTTGCCTACCAGAGCGCGACTCTCGAGGGGGTGATCCCCGATCCCCTCCAGTGGCTTCGCGATGTTCACCGTGGATGGAGTATTCGACCGGACCACACGTTCCTGCTGGTCCTCCCGGTCGAGATCGCGCTCTCCCGTATCGGAGACGGCAGGACCCGGGAACATTTCGAGGACCAGGACTTTCTCGAAAAGGTTCAGGAAAATTATCTCTCGCTTGCCCGCGAAGAACCCGCCCGGTTCGTAGTCATCGATGCGGAACTGGAAAAAGAAGAGATCCGGGGTCTGATTTCCAGGGCAGTCAGGAACTTTTCCGGACCGTCACGATGA
- a CDS encoding HisA/HisF-related TIM barrel protein yields the protein MDLLGGLVVQGKSGNRSSYTPLTWGLAPSADPPRYLEFMRPKYLYIADLDSIEGRIFDAALIRSCVSGVERCYLDRGVRSTRDLVDIQNVINVVGTETAGADLAVYRDHFLSIDIRNSNVIPGGGDPGDLLRNAADQGFRGCILLMISSVGTGTGVEDRNMLDHYRSLFPGTLLYGGGVRAPQDLQRLKDAGFDGAIVATAVHKGAIPLEWLRRGHPC from the coding sequence ATGGATTTGCTGGGCGGCCTGGTCGTACAGGGGAAAAGCGGAAACCGCAGCTCCTATACGCCCCTGACCTGGGGACTGGCGCCTTCGGCAGACCCCCCCCGATACCTTGAGTTCATGCGCCCGAAATACCTCTATATCGCCGACCTTGATAGCATCGAAGGTCGTATTTTCGATGCCGCGCTGATCAGGTCCTGCGTATCGGGAGTGGAACGGTGCTACCTGGACCGCGGAGTGAGATCCACCCGTGACCTGGTGGACATCCAAAACGTCATAAACGTCGTCGGCACGGAGACCGCGGGCGCCGATCTCGCCGTTTACCGGGATCACTTCCTGAGCATCGACATCAGGAACAGCAACGTAATCCCGGGAGGGGGGGACCCGGGAGACCTCCTCCGGAATGCTGCGGATCAGGGATTCCGGGGATGCATCCTCCTCATGATAAGTTCGGTCGGGACCGGCACCGGTGTAGAGGACCGGAACATGCTCGATCACTACCGCAGTCTTTTTCCAGGCACGCTGCTCTATGGGGGAGGGGTCAGGGCCCCGCAGGACCTGCAGCGACTGAAAGACGCGGGTTTCGACGGTGCGATCGTCGCAACCGCGGTTCACAAAGGAGCTATTCCGCTTGAATGGCTCCGGAGGGGGCATCCATGCTGA
- a CDS encoding DUF7847 domain-containing protein, producing the protein MIGSAFGRAIRLLAANPLLWIPGLAAGLFVAVDIVLQFTLGLFTAQRLFILELVAMPFFMGGMLQVLGGDARDSATFLKGMRENYFRIILPLVIIVLAILITVILISIPVGLVTQGANIGLLGVAFFGSAIPIGFFTMFFDNVAVFERTKVFESIRRSVEVVLRNPGASLGFLFGSLIAGGIIVFGLMIAWTGILYDQLLPLTQLSPEEVQQITLESINQLLGFEGILITAALAFVGITLVFSILYTFKATLFKAIAETTPGTSEVPAEGEFDSKGRWYKYT; encoded by the coding sequence ATGATCGGGTCTGCATTCGGAAGGGCGATCAGGCTCCTGGCAGCGAACCCGTTGCTGTGGATACCGGGTCTGGCCGCCGGGCTTTTTGTCGCAGTCGACATTGTCTTACAGTTTACCCTCGGGCTTTTCACGGCACAGAGGCTGTTCATCCTGGAGCTGGTCGCGATGCCCTTTTTCATGGGAGGCATGCTCCAGGTCCTTGGCGGGGACGCGAGGGACAGCGCTACATTTCTGAAGGGGATGAGAGAGAACTATTTCCGCATCATCCTCCCGCTGGTGATCATCGTCCTCGCGATACTCATCACCGTGATCCTCATCTCCATACCGGTCGGACTCGTGACACAGGGAGCAAATATCGGGCTCCTCGGGGTGGCATTCTTCGGGAGCGCGATACCTATCGGATTTTTCACCATGTTCTTCGATAACGTCGCGGTGTTCGAGCGGACAAAAGTCTTTGAGTCGATCCGTAGGAGCGTCGAGGTCGTCCTCCGAAACCCCGGCGCCTCGCTCGGATTTCTTTTTGGATCCCTCATTGCCGGCGGGATCATCGTGTTCGGCCTCATGATCGCCTGGACAGGGATACTCTACGACCAGCTGCTGCCCCTGACCCAGCTTTCACCCGAAGAAGTCCAGCAGATCACGCTGGAAAGCATCAACCAGCTCCTGGGCTTTGAGGGGATCCTGATCACCGCGGCACTCGCATTCGTGGGCATCACCCTCGTGTTCTCGATCCTGTATACCTTCAAAGCAACACTCTTCAAGGCCATTGCAGAAACCACCCCCGGGACCAGTGAAGTCCCCGCAGAGGGAGAATTCGACAGCAAGGGCCGATGGTACAAATATACCTGA
- a CDS encoding valine--tRNA ligase: MSPSRDLPKNYDFAEVEGRWQSVWRDEDHFFDPGSEKPPFVIDTPPPYPTGSFHIGNAFNWCYIDFLARYKRMCGYNVMFPQGWDCHGLPTEVKVEEIHGITKNDVPRDEFRRMCRELTLGNIEKMRKTLRRMGFSVDWSHEYITMLPAYYRKTQLSFLRMANSGYIYQSEHPVNFCTRCETAIAFAEVSYEDRETVLNFFDFDGVEIATTRPELLAACVAVAVHPGDERYTGLQGRSLKVPIFCHEVPVIADEAVDPGFGSGAVMICTFGDKQDVHWWKQHSLDLRKAIDKSGRMTAIAGKYAGMKPDECRKAILADMVAGRILKRSEPLQQRVGTCWRCKTPIEILSERQWFVKIVPPEIMAAAKEVAWNPPHMFLRMENWVDQMEWDWCISRQRIFATPIPVWFCAKCGGMILPDEADLPIDPTTDKPRAPCPSCGSDEVIGEEDVLDTWMDSSISVLNVTGWDGSGVPGIFPAQIRPQGHDIIRTWAFYTILRSVALTGKRPWDEILINGMVLGEDGFKMSKSRGNIISPEEIVKEYGADALRQWAAAGAATGSDIMFNWNDVVSASRFQTKLWNIARFILLQLERKAFDADAPYSALADRWLMARLSVTVDEVTDAIDHYQFDRALKGIREFAWDVLADNYIELVKGRLYSDEPGRDGACRALTAALDTLCRMMAPYTPHFAEECYSFLDRGSVHKTSWPEAAAPDRASLEEGEMLVKLVSELRRYKHENGMALNAPMGKITVFSPLPMDDSGDMARTLNAEVIWRSGVAKLEKALTGVQFNMGVIGPLFRKEAKAYMDAIQRLPADLQENPPRSVMVNGTEVMVPENSFSLQYSYMVEGEKVDLVTVGDLIVTVRKSS, translated from the coding sequence ATGTCACCCTCACGGGATCTCCCCAAAAACTATGACTTCGCCGAGGTGGAGGGGCGTTGGCAGAGTGTCTGGCGTGACGAGGATCATTTTTTTGATCCCGGCTCCGAAAAACCGCCGTTCGTGATCGATACGCCCCCACCCTACCCCACAGGGAGCTTCCACATCGGAAATGCGTTCAACTGGTGTTATATCGATTTTCTTGCCCGTTACAAGCGGATGTGCGGATACAACGTGATGTTCCCGCAGGGATGGGACTGTCACGGGCTCCCCACCGAGGTAAAAGTAGAGGAGATCCACGGGATCACCAAAAACGATGTCCCGCGTGACGAATTCCGCCGGATGTGCAGGGAACTCACCCTTGGAAATATCGAGAAGATGAGGAAGACCCTGCGGAGAATGGGATTTTCCGTGGACTGGAGCCACGAGTATATCACCATGCTCCCGGCATACTACCGGAAAACCCAGCTCTCGTTCCTGCGAATGGCGAACTCCGGGTATATCTACCAGAGCGAACACCCGGTGAATTTCTGCACGCGATGCGAGACTGCCATCGCCTTTGCGGAGGTATCCTACGAGGATCGGGAGACCGTGCTCAACTTCTTCGATTTCGACGGGGTGGAGATCGCGACCACCAGGCCGGAACTTCTCGCGGCGTGCGTCGCCGTCGCTGTGCATCCCGGGGACGAACGGTATACCGGCCTTCAGGGAAGGAGCCTGAAGGTGCCCATCTTCTGCCACGAGGTGCCTGTTATCGCCGATGAAGCCGTGGATCCCGGGTTCGGGTCCGGTGCAGTCATGATCTGTACCTTCGGGGATAAGCAGGATGTCCACTGGTGGAAGCAGCACTCGCTCGACCTTCGGAAGGCCATCGACAAGTCCGGGAGAATGACCGCGATCGCGGGGAAGTACGCCGGGATGAAACCCGACGAATGTCGTAAAGCCATCCTTGCGGACATGGTGGCAGGCAGGATCCTGAAGAGGTCCGAGCCCCTCCAGCAGCGGGTGGGCACCTGCTGGCGGTGCAAAACCCCCATCGAGATCCTCTCCGAGCGGCAGTGGTTCGTGAAGATCGTCCCCCCCGAGATCATGGCCGCGGCAAAAGAAGTTGCCTGGAACCCACCGCACATGTTCCTCCGCATGGAAAACTGGGTGGACCAGATGGAATGGGACTGGTGCATCTCCCGGCAGAGGATCTTTGCCACCCCCATCCCGGTCTGGTTCTGTGCGAAATGCGGGGGGATGATCCTCCCCGACGAAGCCGATCTTCCCATTGATCCGACCACCGACAAGCCCCGCGCTCCCTGCCCTTCATGCGGGTCGGATGAGGTCATCGGCGAGGAGGACGTACTGGACACCTGGATGGACTCTTCGATATCGGTGCTGAACGTCACCGGGTGGGACGGGAGCGGGGTACCCGGGATCTTCCCCGCCCAGATACGGCCACAGGGGCATGACATCATACGGACCTGGGCGTTCTATACAATCCTGCGCTCGGTTGCCCTGACCGGGAAACGCCCCTGGGATGAGATCCTGATCAACGGCATGGTCCTCGGGGAAGACGGATTCAAGATGAGCAAGAGCCGGGGGAACATCATCTCCCCCGAGGAGATCGTGAAGGAGTACGGTGCGGATGCCCTCCGGCAATGGGCTGCGGCGGGAGCAGCCACCGGATCGGACATCATGTTCAACTGGAACGACGTGGTCTCCGCGTCACGGTTCCAGACCAAGCTCTGGAACATCGCCAGGTTCATTCTGTTGCAGCTGGAACGAAAAGCGTTCGATGCTGATGCCCCGTATTCGGCACTTGCGGACCGGTGGCTCATGGCACGTCTTTCCGTCACGGTCGATGAAGTCACCGATGCGATCGACCACTACCAGTTCGACCGGGCGCTGAAGGGCATCAGGGAGTTTGCCTGGGACGTCCTGGCCGACAACTATATCGAACTGGTGAAAGGCCGGCTGTATTCCGATGAGCCCGGGAGGGACGGGGCATGCAGAGCGCTCACTGCCGCGCTCGACACCCTGTGCCGGATGATGGCCCCCTACACCCCGCACTTCGCAGAGGAGTGTTATTCGTTCCTGGACCGGGGAAGCGTACATAAGACCTCCTGGCCGGAGGCTGCCGCTCCCGATCGGGCATCTCTCGAAGAAGGTGAGATGCTGGTGAAGCTCGTCTCCGAACTTCGCCGTTACAAACATGAGAACGGCATGGCGCTCAATGCCCCGATGGGGAAGATCACGGTCTTTTCACCCCTGCCCATGGACGATTCCGGTGATATGGCACGTACCCTGAATGCCGAGGTCATCTGGCGGTCAGGGGTCGCGAAACTTGAAAAAGCGCTCACCGGGGTGCAGTTTAACATGGGCGTGATCGGTCCCCTCTTCCGGAAGGAGGCGAAGGCCTATATGGACGCGATACAACGGCTCCCCGCGGACCTGCAGGAGAACCCGCCGCGCTCCGTGATGGTCAACGGCACCGAAGTAATGGTCCCCGAGAACTCGTTCTCGCTCCAGTATTCCTACATGGTCGAAGGAGAGAAAGTTGACCTGGTCACCGTCGGGGACCTCATCGTGACGGTCCGGAAAAGTTCCTGA
- a CDS encoding pyruvate kinase alpha/beta domain-containing protein, whose translation MSFEVRKTYYFAAPGPENTRDCARFALERARELGLSRVVVASTSGATAEIFHEVLKGTGVSLVVVSHVVGFSRPGEWEFRKNAADMLRKEGVTIVTGTHALSGVERAFSRSGKVGGGSRSEAVAEALRRVVAVGLKVAVECVLIAADQGAIPVDEEVVAVGGTASGADTVVVIRPAHTSTFFDLQVREIVAMPRVR comes from the coding sequence ATGTCGTTTGAGGTCAGGAAAACCTATTATTTTGCTGCTCCCGGCCCTGAAAACACCAGGGACTGCGCACGTTTCGCGCTCGAGAGGGCCAGGGAACTCGGGCTCTCCCGGGTGGTGGTCGCGAGCACTTCCGGCGCGACCGCGGAGATCTTCCATGAGGTGCTGAAAGGGACCGGGGTCTCCCTGGTCGTCGTGAGCCACGTGGTAGGGTTCTCCCGGCCAGGCGAATGGGAGTTCAGGAAAAATGCTGCGGACATGCTCCGGAAAGAAGGGGTGACCATCGTCACCGGTACTCATGCGCTCTCCGGCGTGGAGAGGGCATTCTCCCGTTCGGGGAAGGTGGGTGGAGGTTCGCGATCCGAGGCCGTCGCTGAGGCGCTTCGCCGCGTTGTTGCGGTCGGGCTGAAGGTCGCCGTCGAGTGCGTGCTGATCGCCGCGGACCAGGGCGCGATACCTGTCGACGAGGAGGTTGTTGCCGTCGGGGGGACCGCGAGCGGGGCCGATACCGTCGTGGTTATCAGGCCGGCTCACACCTCCACGTTCTTCGACCTCCAGGTACGCGAGATCGTGGCCATGCCGCGGGTGCGGTGA
- a CDS encoding TIGR00297 family protein has protein sequence MLNHPGDRIAVLLTLVFVLAAPVVQPPWFLAVIIVPFSLLLLLIRNTRNLGLALIPVAVLYGIGILPLLVFCCTLTILVIGELAFRGGLEKLYSYLLYTSATLVGCTLVMLYLDIIAPLVVLFGIIVAVLLKAILKERDDAMMLEAMGIAMTMFLIDELNYQANLTLIALAVIIAFSFGYFSYRFKAADVSGLFSGALVGVVLIVFADVRWFLVMLVFFILGAVSTRWKYEYKLKMGVEQSHGGARGYLNVFANGSVGLAAAVLWGVSQDTIFLALFVGSVATAAADTMASEIGVCGGRPYLITTFKKVPTGTNGGVTLLGEGVSLIGAVIVSLSAYLMGVITLPVAGICVLAGFIGTNIDSVAGALLENRGYIGNAGTNLIATAGGGIVAMVFAYFL, from the coding sequence ATGCTGAACCATCCCGGCGACAGGATCGCAGTCCTGCTCACCCTCGTATTCGTGCTCGCAGCACCGGTCGTCCAGCCGCCATGGTTCCTTGCAGTGATCATAGTTCCGTTTTCCCTTCTCCTGCTCCTGATCAGGAACACACGGAACCTCGGCCTCGCCCTCATCCCGGTCGCAGTGCTCTATGGTATCGGGATTCTCCCGCTATTGGTCTTCTGCTGCACCCTGACAATCCTGGTGATCGGCGAGCTCGCCTTCCGGGGAGGGCTCGAGAAACTGTACTCTTATCTCCTCTACACGTCCGCGACACTGGTGGGATGCACCCTGGTCATGCTGTACCTGGACATCATCGCACCCCTGGTCGTTCTCTTCGGGATAATCGTCGCGGTGCTCCTCAAGGCCATATTAAAGGAACGCGATGACGCCATGATGCTCGAGGCGATGGGAATCGCGATGACCATGTTCCTGATCGACGAACTCAACTACCAGGCGAATTTAACCCTCATCGCGCTCGCGGTGATAATCGCGTTCTCTTTCGGGTATTTTTCCTACCGGTTCAAGGCGGCGGACGTAAGCGGTCTTTTTTCAGGGGCGCTTGTCGGGGTGGTCCTGATAGTGTTCGCGGATGTGCGGTGGTTCCTGGTGATGCTGGTCTTCTTCATCCTTGGTGCGGTCTCGACCCGGTGGAAGTACGAGTACAAGCTCAAAATGGGAGTCGAACAGTCCCACGGAGGTGCCCGGGGATACCTCAACGTATTCGCGAACGGGAGCGTGGGACTCGCCGCCGCGGTATTATGGGGAGTATCACAGGATACCATATTTCTCGCGCTCTTCGTGGGAAGCGTTGCCACGGCGGCCGCTGATACCATGGCATCAGAGATCGGGGTATGCGGAGGAAGGCCCTACCTGATCACCACCTTCAAAAAAGTCCCTACCGGGACGAACGGGGGTGTCACCCTGCTCGGAGAAGGAGTCTCCCTCATCGGTGCGGTGATCGTCTCCCTCTCTGCCTACCTCATGGGAGTGATAACCCTCCCGGTGGCAGGGATCTGTGTCCTGGCAGGGTTTATAGGGACCAATATCGACAGCGTTGCGGGGGCACTTCTGGAGAACCGGGGATACATAGGGAATGCAGGCACGAACCTCATCGCGACCGCGGGAGGGGGGATTGTCGCAATGGTGTTCGCCTATTTCCTGTAA